The following are from one region of the Methanorbis furvi genome:
- a CDS encoding 30S ribosomal protein S24e, with the protein MEIKITSNTRNELLSRNEVAFTAVYDGATPARADIGAKIAAMQNTPVESLILSSLKGRFGTKAVTGVARIYDSVDALNATERAFLIARGKPKAEKEE; encoded by the coding sequence ATGGAGATTAAGATCACCTCAAATACCAGAAACGAGCTTTTAAGCCGTAATGAGGTTGCGTTTACCGCAGTATATGACGGCGCAACCCCAGCCCGTGCAGATATCGGAGCAAAAATCGCAGCAATGCAGAATACCCCGGTCGAAAGTCTGATCCTCTCTTCCCTGAAGGGACGCTTCGGAACCAAAGCCGTTACCGGCGTTGCACGCATCTATGACTCTGTTGACGCACTGAATGCAACTGAGCGTGCATTCCTGATTGCCCGCGGAAAGCCAAAGGCAGAAAAGGAGGAGTAA
- a CDS encoding GTP-dependent dephospho-CoA kinase family protein: MLVLPSEHRGLFKQPFGTLFPEFSDIVPMISGRMLCTVGDVVTHSALSRGIIPAVGVIDGLTMRSPYLEMPEISQHILHVKNPAGTITDELVETLAEAVTSTPCVIMVDGEEDLAVLPLIGLLPDDALVIYGQPNEGVVLCSVTPELRQRADYLLSCFVRC, encoded by the coding sequence ATGCTTGTTCTCCCGTCGGAACACCGAGGGCTGTTCAAGCAGCCTTTTGGAACCCTTTTTCCCGAATTTTCTGATATTGTTCCGATGATCTCCGGCAGAATGCTGTGTACGGTTGGTGATGTGGTGACACATTCGGCGCTGTCGCGCGGAATTATTCCTGCTGTAGGGGTTATCGATGGTCTGACGATGCGGTCCCCGTATCTTGAGATGCCTGAGATCTCCCAGCATATTCTGCATGTGAAAAATCCTGCCGGAACGATCACCGATGAGCTGGTGGAAACGCTTGCAGAGGCGGTCACATCGACGCCATGCGTGATTATGGTGGATGGAGAAGAGGATCTTGCGGTTCTCCCGCTGATCGGGCTTCTGCCTGATGATGCACTGGTGATCTACGGCCAGCCAAACGAAGGTGTGGTTCTCTGTTCAGTGACGCCTGAGCTGCGGCAGCGTGCGGATTATCTTTTGTCCTGTTTTGTTCGTTGTTGA
- the spt4 gene encoding transcription elongation factor subunit Spt4: MAPKRTSKKMLQACRNCHKVLEADKVQCPECQGNALTTEWFGYLVIIDSRHSDVAKKMNIDYNGRYALKVR, from the coding sequence ATGGCACCGAAGCGGACGTCGAAGAAGATGCTGCAGGCATGCCGGAACTGTCACAAGGTGCTTGAGGCCGATAAGGTCCAGTGTCCGGAGTGTCAGGGTAATGCACTGACAACCGAGTGGTTCGGGTATCTGGTTATCATCGATTCCCGCCATTCGGATGTTGCGAAAAAGATGAATATCGACTACAACGGCCGTTACGCCCTTAAGGTCAGATAA
- a CDS encoding DNA-directed RNA polymerase — MYYKLKLNDKVRVPPERMGEDLNTVILDVLQEQFEGSVDKEMGIFIAVTGVDRVGDGEIIYSDGGVYYDVDFEAVTLRLSLQEVIEGVVVETTSFGAFISLGPIDAMLHMSQITDEYIDYDEKNSRLVCKDTGRTLAVGDTVRARVVALSLNEREPRESKIGLTMRQPGLGTLAWIEDERNREQAEKERK; from the coding sequence ATGTATTATAAGCTGAAATTAAACGATAAGGTCAGAGTTCCGCCGGAGCGCATGGGCGAGGATCTGAACACCGTTATTCTTGATGTTCTGCAGGAGCAGTTCGAGGGAAGCGTTGACAAGGAGATGGGTATCTTCATCGCGGTGACCGGTGTAGACCGTGTTGGCGATGGTGAGATCATCTACAGCGACGGCGGTGTGTATTATGATGTGGACTTTGAGGCAGTGACGCTTCGTCTGTCGCTGCAGGAAGTTATCGAAGGCGTTGTCGTGGAGACGACGAGCTTTGGTGCGTTCATCTCCCTGGGCCCGATTGATGCGATGCTGCACATGAGTCAGATAACTGATGAGTACATCGATTATGATGAGAAGAACTCCCGGCTTGTCTGTAAGGACACCGGCAGGACACTTGCGGTCGGCGACACGGTGCGCGCACGCGTGGTTGCTCTGTCGCTGAACGAACGCGAGCCGCGTGAGTCGAAGATCGGTCTTACCATGCGTCAGCCGGGTCTTGGAACGCTTGCATGGATTGAGGATGAGCGCAACCGCGAGCAGGCTGAGAAGGAGCGGAAGTAA
- a CDS encoding PIN domain-containing protein, producing MASDRYGHPDRVTVVLDTNALMMPAQFGVDLFEGLRELLGGCDVIVPAEVVYELRGLTQGCGKNAAAARFGLTVAGRCTVLPPIDEDVPVDDKVIRTAEMFNAVVVTNDRKLRDRLLSLRIPVVVLRSRTRLELIGK from the coding sequence ATGGCGTCTGATCGGTATGGGCATCCTGACCGAGTAACGGTCGTTCTGGATACCAATGCTCTGATGATGCCTGCCCAGTTTGGCGTGGACCTTTTTGAAGGTCTGCGCGAACTGCTTGGGGGATGTGATGTCATCGTACCTGCCGAGGTGGTGTACGAGCTGCGCGGTCTGACACAGGGGTGCGGGAAAAATGCGGCGGCGGCACGGTTCGGTCTAACCGTTGCCGGACGCTGCACGGTTCTTCCCCCAATCGATGAGGATGTCCCGGTGGATGACAAAGTGATCCGGACAGCAGAGATGTTTAATGCTGTTGTAGTGACCAATGATAGAAAGTTAAGAGACCGCCTGCTCAGTCTCCGCATTCCGGTTGTTGTACTCCGGTCGCGGACAAGGCTTGAGCTGATAGGAAAATGA
- a CDS encoding translation initiation factor IF-2 subunit gamma: MHDPTIPNVNIGVVGHVDHGKTTLVSQLTGSWTDRHSEELKRGISIRLGYADATFYKCPKCQGPESWSNTDTCQICGGKLEPVRSVSFVDAPGHETLMATMLSGSAIMDGAMLVIAANEPCPQPQTKEHLMALELTGITNIIIVQNKIDVVPQKQAIENYKQIKAFVKGTVAENAPIIPVSAQKKINFGVLIDALNTIIPDTERDADVPPIMLIARSFDVNRPGSSWRDIKGGVIGGSLIRGEFREGDDIEIRPGRQYMSENKAKWEPITTKITSTNKASHKVAVATPGGLSAIGTKLDPAITKSDTLVGQVAGAIGSLPPVWDKLKFDMTLMDRVVGSASEQNIEPLRLKEPLMLSVGTAVTVGIVMAAKKNQAEVILKRPVCAELGSRIAISRQVGGRWRLIGMGILTE; encoded by the coding sequence TTGCATGATCCTACAATACCAAACGTAAATATCGGCGTGGTAGGCCACGTTGACCACGGGAAGACCACCCTGGTCAGCCAGCTTACCGGCTCATGGACAGACCGCCACAGTGAAGAGCTGAAGCGCGGTATCTCCATCCGTCTCGGTTACGCTGACGCGACGTTTTACAAATGCCCGAAATGCCAGGGCCCGGAGTCCTGGTCGAATACTGATACATGCCAAATTTGCGGCGGAAAACTTGAACCGGTCCGGTCCGTCTCCTTTGTAGACGCACCCGGCCACGAAACCCTGATGGCAACCATGCTTTCAGGCTCTGCAATCATGGACGGCGCAATGCTGGTCATTGCCGCAAACGAGCCGTGTCCGCAGCCGCAGACAAAAGAGCATCTGATGGCGCTTGAACTGACCGGCATCACCAACATCATCATCGTTCAGAATAAGATTGACGTGGTGCCCCAGAAGCAGGCAATTGAAAACTACAAACAGATCAAAGCGTTTGTGAAGGGAACGGTTGCAGAAAACGCACCGATCATTCCGGTCTCAGCCCAGAAAAAGATCAACTTCGGTGTCTTAATCGATGCGCTGAACACCATCATCCCGGACACAGAACGTGATGCTGATGTTCCGCCGATCATGCTGATCGCGCGGTCCTTTGATGTCAACCGTCCGGGAAGTTCTTGGCGCGACATCAAGGGCGGTGTCATCGGCGGGTCTTTGATCCGCGGTGAGTTCCGTGAAGGGGACGATATTGAAATCCGTCCGGGCAGACAGTACATGTCTGAGAACAAGGCAAAATGGGAGCCGATTACAACCAAGATTACCTCCACGAACAAGGCCTCCCACAAAGTTGCCGTGGCAACCCCGGGCGGTCTTTCGGCAATTGGTACGAAACTTGATCCGGCGATCACCAAAAGCGACACACTTGTCGGACAGGTTGCCGGAGCGATCGGATCCCTTCCGCCGGTCTGGGACAAACTGAAGTTTGACATGACCTTAATGGACCGCGTGGTAGGTTCTGCATCAGAACAGAACATTGAGCCGCTGCGGCTGAAAGAGCCGCTGATGTTGTCTGTCGGCACCGCCGTTACGGTCGGTATCGTCATGGCTGCAAAGAAAAATCAGGCAGAGGTTATCCTCAAACGCCCGGTCTGTGCGGAACTCGGTTCCCGGATTGCAATCAGCCGGCAGGTTGGTGGCAGATGGCGTCTGATCGGTATGGGCATCCTGACCGAGTAA
- the nikR gene encoding nickel-responsive transcriptional regulator NikR — MVGDSELSRIGISLPQNLLDKFDGIIGLRGYSSRSEGIRDAIRSYITYYEWMSDVKGERQGVITMVYDHDHRGLMQTITEIQHEHRDTIQSTLHAHVNDERCLEVILVRGDGVKLKEVAEKLMALKGVESVKLTTIPVN; from the coding sequence ATGGTTGGAGACTCGGAGCTTTCACGCATAGGAATATCCCTTCCACAGAATTTACTGGATAAATTCGACGGAATCATCGGACTTCGCGGTTACTCCTCACGATCGGAAGGCATCCGCGATGCAATCCGCAGCTATATCACGTATTATGAATGGATGTCTGATGTAAAAGGTGAACGTCAGGGCGTGATCACCATGGTTTATGATCATGATCACCGCGGCCTGATGCAGACGATTACAGAGATCCAGCACGAACACCGTGACACCATTCAGTCCACCCTGCATGCGCATGTGAATGACGAGCGCTGTCTTGAGGTTATTCTTGTCCGTGGTGACGGTGTGAAACTCAAGGAGGTCGCAGAAAAACTGATGGCTCTCAAAGGTGTTGAGTCGGTAAAGCTGACAACAATTCCGGTCAATTAA
- a CDS encoding DUF2098 domain-containing protein: protein MSTLAIGQTVRYGRTGTVGKIVALTEENGSAFAELDSTGLYYRIDQLTAISDVVHKETENRDFRKDLEQEQEKFREMNESAWQNTDQSCEGGG, encoded by the coding sequence ATGAGCACGCTTGCGATCGGGCAGACGGTGCGATACGGAAGGACAGGAACCGTCGGGAAAATTGTTGCTCTGACTGAGGAGAACGGATCCGCATTTGCCGAGCTTGACAGTACCGGACTCTACTACCGTATCGACCAGCTCACTGCAATCAGTGATGTTGTCCATAAAGAAACCGAAAACAGGGATTTCAGAAAGGATCTCGAACAGGAACAGGAAAAGTTCCGCGAGATGAATGAAAGCGCCTGGCAAAACACCGACCAGAGTTGCGAAGGCGGAGGATAA
- a CDS encoding oligosaccharyl transferase, archaeosortase A system-associated, producing the protein MSFWNDRRYRYGILGGVVLILTVLAFWIRILPFPDLAGTGDMIAGPDAWYNLRLIEAALANNFGFIHFEAMTLYPTGQDIVWGPLFTWIAAAVAAVAGAATRPEIIDAAGWVPALMGAAMVPVMYWFGARIGNWKTGLISALFIAVIGGQYLSRSLYGHLDHHIAETLFSTFFCLLYVVSLYALKEHKINFKEYATLKIPVLYGIICGIAYLLSLLTMSTMVVFGLFVALFTLIQFILDHRAGKPTEYLLVLNVITFAIVVIGMLIYGIQDTGFGFVSYSLGVLFAHIGLIIGTIVLYAISKILTKKKQPWYYFPAALAGIVIIGVGIVAVALPTLFSSAVGSLNMFFSQGAAQSTIAEMASWSMEGAFNSYNWGILLAAGGFIYLLYQVWKHEEPGALFVLIWSALMILATIQHVRWEYYVAANIALLAAVAVGWAIDFAQKDLLKIVGKQESKTSDETPAKKGKKTAAKAAAGPDWIKVGIFAIVAVIAIGFVATSAAAAVQTGSNYGKYGGTEKDWISETTWMLNGTPETGVDYLTIYEKDGFVYPEESYGVMSWWDYGHYITTIAKRIPNSNPFQAGVAGEYGAAAVLTSTNESAVMEKLDHLGTRYVMTDYQMAGGKFGAMAIWNDSVAQLSPYFYTLLQNSNGQLSYVQAYTPEYYNTLTVRLQNFDGSMTSPGDVAYIETDSSAGYGYPVITNMKAFANASDAWAAADQYNSLSASTTKHAYVVANPSSVTKGYLPSVTIPALQHFRLVHESPTYVMTNGQAANQPIEGGNAWVKSFEYVPSAVIKGDGIIEVNVVTNNGRTFTYRQESVDGQFIVPYSTSGSTYDVKTTGPYTIVGTGKTFEVSEEAVMNGLSIN; encoded by the coding sequence ATGAGCTTTTGGAACGATCGTCGATATCGTTATGGAATCCTTGGAGGAGTAGTACTTATCCTTACGGTACTGGCCTTCTGGATACGCATACTGCCGTTTCCGGATCTGGCCGGAACCGGCGATATGATTGCAGGACCGGATGCCTGGTACAATCTCCGGCTTATCGAAGCAGCACTTGCAAACAACTTCGGATTCATTCATTTTGAAGCGATGACGTTGTACCCGACCGGTCAGGATATTGTCTGGGGTCCTCTGTTCACCTGGATTGCAGCAGCAGTCGCAGCAGTTGCAGGAGCAGCAACTCGCCCAGAAATAATTGATGCGGCCGGATGGGTCCCAGCCCTGATGGGTGCTGCAATGGTTCCGGTTATGTACTGGTTTGGCGCCAGAATCGGCAACTGGAAAACTGGTCTTATCTCAGCCTTGTTTATTGCCGTGATCGGTGGTCAGTATCTGTCCAGATCTCTCTACGGACACCTGGATCACCATATTGCAGAAACATTGTTTTCAACATTCTTCTGCCTCCTGTATGTGGTATCCCTCTATGCTCTGAAGGAGCACAAAATCAATTTTAAAGAGTATGCAACCCTGAAAATTCCGGTGCTATATGGAATCATCTGTGGCATTGCCTACCTGCTCAGTCTCCTGACCATGTCAACTATGGTCGTGTTCGGTCTGTTTGTTGCACTCTTCACCCTGATTCAGTTCATCCTTGACCATCGTGCCGGGAAGCCAACAGAGTATTTACTTGTTCTGAATGTGATCACATTTGCTATTGTTGTAATCGGCATGCTGATCTACGGAATACAGGATACCGGCTTTGGTTTTGTATCATACTCGCTTGGAGTACTTTTTGCTCATATCGGCCTGATCATTGGAACGATCGTCCTCTATGCGATATCGAAGATACTGACAAAGAAAAAACAGCCATGGTATTACTTCCCGGCAGCCCTCGCCGGCATCGTTATCATTGGAGTTGGCATCGTGGCAGTTGCCCTTCCGACTCTCTTCAGTTCGGCAGTGGGTTCCCTTAATATGTTCTTCTCTCAGGGAGCAGCCCAGTCCACCATCGCCGAAATGGCATCCTGGTCCATGGAAGGAGCATTCAACTCCTACAACTGGGGCATCCTGCTTGCAGCAGGTGGATTTATCTATCTCCTCTACCAGGTCTGGAAACACGAGGAGCCGGGAGCATTGTTTGTTCTCATCTGGTCAGCCCTCATGATACTTGCAACCATCCAGCATGTCCGGTGGGAGTATTATGTCGCGGCAAACATCGCACTTCTTGCAGCAGTCGCAGTCGGATGGGCAATTGATTTTGCGCAAAAGGATCTTCTCAAGATAGTCGGAAAGCAGGAATCCAAAACCTCGGATGAAACTCCGGCAAAGAAAGGCAAAAAAACTGCGGCAAAAGCAGCAGCAGGACCTGACTGGATCAAAGTCGGTATTTTTGCAATTGTAGCAGTCATCGCCATAGGATTTGTGGCAACCTCTGCCGCAGCTGCAGTACAGACCGGCTCAAATTACGGCAAGTACGGCGGAACCGAAAAAGACTGGATCTCAGAAACAACCTGGATGCTGAATGGAACTCCGGAGACCGGTGTTGACTATCTCACCATCTATGAAAAAGACGGTTTTGTGTATCCTGAAGAGTCCTATGGTGTTATGTCCTGGTGGGACTATGGCCACTATATCACTACCATCGCAAAACGCATCCCGAACAGCAATCCTTTCCAGGCAGGAGTAGCCGGAGAGTACGGTGCTGCAGCAGTGCTGACGAGCACCAACGAGTCGGCTGTCATGGAAAAACTGGATCACCTTGGCACCCGCTATGTCATGACCGACTACCAGATGGCAGGCGGCAAGTTCGGTGCAATGGCAATCTGGAACGACTCGGTTGCACAGCTGAGCCCGTACTTCTACACGTTGCTGCAGAACAGCAACGGCCAGCTCTCCTATGTGCAGGCATACACGCCCGAGTACTATAACACGCTGACTGTTAGGCTGCAGAACTTTGACGGATCGATGACGAGCCCTGGAGACGTGGCATATATTGAGACCGATTCTTCGGCTGGTTACGGCTATCCGGTCATCACCAACATGAAAGCATTCGCCAATGCATCGGATGCATGGGCGGCGGCTGATCAGTACAACTCCCTTTCGGCATCGACAACAAAGCATGCCTATGTTGTTGCAAATCCGTCAAGTGTCACAAAGGGATATCTCCCGAGTGTGACCATTCCTGCACTCCAGCACTTCCGCCTCGTGCATGAGTCCCCAACCTATGTGATGACCAATGGTCAGGCGGCAAACCAGCCGATTGAAGGCGGCAACGCATGGGTCAAGAGCTTTGAGTATGTGCCCAGCGCAGTGATTAAAGGAGACGGCATCATTGAGGTGAACGTTGTCACCAACAATGGAAGGACCTTCACCTATCGTCAGGAGAGTGTGGACGGCCAGTTCATTGTCCCATACTCCACCTCAGGCAGCACATACGATGTAAAGACTACCGGGCCCTATACGATTGTTGGTACCGGCAAGACCTTTGAGGTCTCTGAAGAGGCTGTGATGAACGGCCTCTCCATCAACTAA
- a CDS encoding glycosyltransferase: protein MIAVPSLILIICGLGIGCAAVYPYLSYLLKIRTLPSVSAPEIISYPSISVVINAYKEGNLVKTRIEDVFQSQYPKDRLTLYVVNDGADPATSAAAKESLLHSPIKSQLIEPKSRLGKIRCQNMMLSAVEDDIIVFTDADITTKPDALAKLVAYLQDPEVGAVCADLIPVGSTRSVTGSEGAYRSVYGKMCEYDSTIDSTYNFNGPLIAFKKSAVPQIEEATGADDANLALTCIANGYRAIYAADAVAYELQPVSFREQYHQKIRRADGLIHSTCHFQSSYSDKRKLFWKQIFPLRKWMLLYSPLLFVASAVLLCAGFFLWSVLYGLAVVLLVIIVLIFSVIKPDNLLSSFVLNQFYLLIGLLRRKNIQLWDRVEK, encoded by the coding sequence ATGATAGCTGTACCATCTCTCATCCTGATAATATGCGGACTTGGCATCGGATGTGCTGCAGTATATCCTTACCTCTCTTATCTTTTGAAAATCAGAACACTACCCTCTGTTTCTGCTCCGGAGATCATCTCCTATCCGTCGATCAGTGTTGTGATCAATGCTTATAAAGAGGGTAATCTCGTTAAAACACGTATTGAGGACGTTTTTCAGTCCCAGTATCCTAAAGACCGGCTTACTTTGTATGTGGTCAATGACGGAGCAGACCCTGCAACAAGTGCTGCCGCAAAAGAGTCTCTGCTGCACAGCCCGATTAAATCACAGTTGATCGAACCGAAATCGCGCCTTGGAAAGATACGATGTCAGAATATGATGCTTTCAGCAGTTGAGGATGATATCATTGTATTCACTGATGCGGATATCACTACAAAACCAGATGCTCTTGCAAAACTTGTGGCATATCTTCAGGACCCTGAAGTTGGTGCTGTGTGTGCTGATCTGATTCCGGTTGGTTCAACCCGGAGTGTTACCGGTTCGGAGGGTGCTTACCGTTCTGTTTACGGAAAAATGTGCGAGTACGACAGTACAATCGACTCAACATACAACTTCAACGGTCCGCTGATTGCTTTCAAAAAATCTGCCGTACCACAGATTGAAGAGGCTACCGGTGCTGATGATGCAAATCTTGCACTAACCTGTATTGCAAATGGATACCGGGCAATATATGCTGCTGATGCAGTGGCGTACGAGCTGCAGCCGGTGTCATTTCGTGAACAGTATCATCAGAAAATTCGTCGTGCTGATGGTCTGATACACAGTACCTGTCATTTTCAGTCATCATATAGTGATAAGAGAAAACTGTTCTGGAAGCAGATTTTTCCTCTCCGCAAATGGATGCTGCTGTACTCACCGCTGTTGTTTGTGGCCTCTGCAGTACTTCTTTGTGCAGGTTTTTTCCTCTGGTCAGTACTCTACGGTCTGGCAGTTGTACTGCTTGTTATTATAGTGCTGATCTTCTCTGTGATAAAACCGGATAATCTCCTGAGCAGTTTTGTCCTCAATCAGTTTTATCTGTTGATAGGGCTTCTCAGGCGGAAAAACATTCAGTTATGGGATCGGGTTGAAAAATAG